GCTACGACGAGGGCGTCCGCCTTGGGCCGTTCGGCGACGGTGTAGGTGAAGCGCTTGCTGGAGACCGTCTTGCCGTTCCTCGTCTCCGCGGTGAACCACACCTCGACCTTGTCGCCGGGGCCGCCGTCCTTGACCTTCGCGCGGTACTCGTCGAAGTAGAGGTTGTCCTCACCGCCGTAGGTCTCGCCGCCCTTCCAGGGCTTGAGCGCCATGTCCTCGGTGCGGCCGCCGTTGACGCGGTACTTCAGCTCCTTGTCGCGCAGCGACTTGCGTGCGACGACGGAGACCTCCTGGTCGGCGCCGCGGGAGTACGACACCGGGAACGCGGCCGGGGTGAAGTCGGCGGCGCTCAGTCCGACCGACGAGGACGGCCGGTCGGGGTGGGATGCGGACTCGGCGACGGAGAGCGCGAACGGGACGTTCTTGGCGAACTCCTGCTGGATCAGCTTCTCGTCGTCCGGGAAGGTGAAGATCGACCGGCAGTCGGACGCCTTCCACTCGTCGTTCGGGTCGGCGTTGGAGGCGGACTGACAGGTCGACATCTCGGGGGTGAACATCGCCAGGCCGTTGACGTTCGCCGCGTGGCCGTCGGCCTCGCCGTTGGTGGTGTACAGCTCGGAGGAGACCTGCGGGTGGTAGCCGGGGATCGCGGGGTTCTCGGGCGTACCGGCGAGCGCTTCGTACACGACGTCGTCGGGGGTGTGCGTAGCCACCTGCCAGCCGACTCCGTAGAGGATGAGTTCGGCGGCGGAGTGGTAGTTGATGCCGTAGGTGAAACCGATCCGCTTCTGGAAGGCGTCCAGCGCCTGGGTCTCCGGCTCGGAGTTCGGGCCCGCGCCGCGGTAGGTCTCGCTGGTGGGGTTGGGGGACGAGCCCTCGTCGTCGTAGCCCCACTTGTAGGCGAAATTGCGGTTGAGGTCGACGCCGTCGCCGGTGCCGATGACGCCGTCGCCGTTGACGTCCCGCAGGTTCTTGCGCCACAGGCGGTTGGCGTCACTGGCGTGCGTGTGGTCGTAGCCGTCGGGGTTGGCCGAGATGACGAACCACAGTTCGGTGGAGTCGACGATCTTCTTGACGCGCCGGTCCTTCTTGTAGTTGTCCAGGTAGTGGTGCATCAGGCGCCGGGTCATCTCCGGCGTGATCCACTCACGCGCGTGCTGGTTGGACAGGTAGAGGACCGAGGGCTTGGAACCGTCCTTCGCCTTCTTCGCGCCCTTGGTGAGCTTCAGCGCGAGGATGTCCTGGCCCTTGACCGTCTTGCCGATGGAGACCACCTTGGTGAGGCCGGGGTTCTCCTGCGCGGTCCTGAGGATCTCCTCCTTGATGCCGCCCTTGCCGCCGTACGGGCGGAACACACCCTCGGCGGCGTTGGCGACGCGGGCTTCCGCCTTGGTGGAGAGGTCGTGCTCGGCGAGGTCGACGCCCTGCTTCGCCAGCTTCTTCGCCTGCTGGTCGGTCAGGATGACCTCGATGGTGGCGGTGCCCTTCTCTGGCACCTGCTCGCTGAGTTCGTGGCCGTCCTGGCCGGCCGCGAGCAGCAGGGGTACCTGTTCGCGGGTGACGTCGGCGCGGAAGACCTTGACTTCGTCCGGGTCGGACGGGGCTGAACTGTCGGGTTGTGCCTGGGCGATGGGTGCGATGCTCGCTCCGCCGATCAGGAGCGCGCCGACAGCGAGGATCGATCTCGCTCTTCGTCTCATGAACCCCCCTAGCGTGGGTTCGCCACAGC
This region of Streptomyces caelestis genomic DNA includes:
- a CDS encoding M14 family metallopeptidase produces the protein MRRRARSILAVGALLIGGASIAPIAQAQPDSSAPSDPDEVKVFRADVTREQVPLLLAAGQDGHELSEQVPEKGTATIEVILTDQQAKKLAKQGVDLAEHDLSTKAEARVANAAEGVFRPYGGKGGIKEEILRTAQENPGLTKVVSIGKTVKGQDILALKLTKGAKKAKDGSKPSVLYLSNQHAREWITPEMTRRLMHHYLDNYKKDRRVKKIVDSTELWFVISANPDGYDHTHASDANRLWRKNLRDVNGDGVIGTGDGVDLNRNFAYKWGYDDEGSSPNPTSETYRGAGPNSEPETQALDAFQKRIGFTYGINYHSAAELILYGVGWQVATHTPDDVVYEALAGTPENPAIPGYHPQVSSELYTTNGEADGHAANVNGLAMFTPEMSTCQSASNADPNDEWKASDCRSIFTFPDDEKLIQQEFAKNVPFALSVAESASHPDRPSSSVGLSAADFTPAAFPVSYSRGADQEVSVVARKSLRDKELKYRVNGGRTEDMALKPWKGGETYGGEDNLYFDEYRAKVKDGGPGDKVEVWFTAETRNGKTVSSKRFTYTVAERPKADALVVAEEGATATQARTYVDALKANGRKALVWDVAERGAPDALGVLSHFDTVVHYTGASVPGNATQLQLRAFLNEGGRLIEAGEQAGGSVDLGGGTLSNDFSQYYLGAYSRTSAAGATGFTGSGELGGFTGPLAGAPGNPLDKAGRYGVTSDELPAEEFPQFASKGAGQFAGAVNPYGPYAGSSMAAAVHTDDAYKRLTRTVDLTGAAAADKPTLRTQLMWDTEPGYDNVLVEAHTTGADDWTTLPETGGVTKATVPAECGGGFYVREHPWLKRYLTLSDDGCTARGSTGSWNSLTGSSGGWQRVEFDLSAYAGRTVEVSISYVTDPGTGGHGVLADDASLVVGGTAKETEGFETSLGAWKAAGPPAGSPAVLKDWTRTGALFQTYGAVTTDDTVLLGFGLEHVATAADRAALMRKALASLDV